GCGACGCGCGCTTCGCCTTCGAGACCGTCCGCGGGGACGGTATCGACGGCGAGCACGATGGCCTTACGGAGTACGAGTCGCTCGGGACGTACGTCCACGTCCACCCCGAGAGCGGCGCGTTCGATCGGTTCCTCGAGCGCCTCGACGGCTGATCGGTGACGAACGGCGCGACGGCGCGCAACGATTCGTCGCCGAATAAGCAACCGTAGTTGCGCTACACCAAACAAAATTGTTTTAGGCCCGGCCGCTGATTCCACGCGTGATGCCACCCATCGCGCTGCCCTACGACGCGAAGGCCGGCCCGACCAAATCGGAGGTCCGGGCCGTCGTCCGCTCGAAGCTCGCTCTCGAGCCGGACGACCACTTCGCGGAGGTCGGCTCCTGTACCGGAGCCGTCACGATCGAAGCCGCACAGCGGGCCGGGCGGGTGACCGCCCTCGAGCGAAAGGCCGAACGCCTCGAGACGACCGAGAAGAACCTCGCCGCGAACGAGGAGTCGATCCGGGCCGATGTCGAGTTACGCAACGCCGAAGCGCCGGAGGGGCTACCCGCCGACGCCGACGCGCTCTTTCTGGGCGGCAGCCGCAACTTCGAGGCCGTCCTCGACCACGCCGTCGAGACCGGCGTCGACCGCATCGTGATGAACGTCTCGCGGCTCGAGGTCGCCGGGAAGGCGACGGAAGCGTTCCGCGAGCGCGATATTCTCGAGGAGGTCGTCCAGTTCCAGGTGAGCCACGGCTACGAGCTCGCGGGCGCGACAAGCTTCAACTCGGACAACCCGGTCTACATGCTGGTCGGGAGCGCGACGCCCGATTCGGATTCGGACGGCGAGGTGAGCCGATGACCCTCTACGGCGTCGGCCTCGGTCCCGGCGAAGCCGACCTCGTCACCGTCCGCGGGAAGACGGTCCTCGAGACCGCCGACGTGGTCTACTCGCCGGGTCGCCTGTCGCGCTCGGTCGCCCTCGAGCACGTCGACGAGGACAAGATCGGCGACCTCGATTTCCCGATGACGAAAGACGAGGACAAACTGCGGCGGGCCTGGAAGGCAGCCGCCGCGGAGGTCGCCCCCGAAGCGAAAGACGGCGACGTCGCCTTCGTCACGCTCGGCGATCCGAACGTCTACTCGACGTTCGGCCACCTGCGCCGGACGATCGACGCCTTCCACCCCGACGTGGACCTCGAGATCGTCCCCGGCGTCAGCGCCGTCACGGCCTTCGCGACCGCGATGGGAATCGAGATCGAGGCCGGTGCGGGCCTCGCGCTGCGGGAGGCCGCCTCCGGTGCGAGTCCGACGGGCCCCGATCGGATGATCCTGTTCAAGGTCACCGACGCGCCCGCGACCCACGAGGGGCTCGTCGACGCCGGCTACGACGTGACCTACGGCCGCCGGCTGTTCATGGAGCAGGGCGAGACGATCGTCACCGACGACCCCGCCGAGATCGACGAGCGAGACTACTACACGCTCGCCTACGCCGAGAAGGGCGACCTCGAGGTCGAGCCGGCGACGGCGGCCTTCGGGACAGACGACGAGTCCGGGTCGGACGACGCGACGACCGATAGCGAGCCGATCGCGGACGGTGGGCGCGAATTAACTACCGAGGAACTCGCCGCCCTCGAGCGGGCCGAGGGGTACGAGAACGGCGATTACGGGCTCGAACTCGAGGACCGCCGCGAGCGGCGCCGGCGCGGAGGGGACCGATGAGCGACGATGCGTCGGATCCGGGCACGGACCCGACTTCGAACTCGGACGCGAACGATCCGCAGACGGCGATCGACTCCCAGTCTGACCGTCGTCGCGAGCAACTCGACGACCGCGTCTTCGAGCACAGCGCCGGCGACGAGCAGGAAGGCATCCCCTTCGTCGGCGCCGGCCCCGGCAACCCGCGCCTGCTGACCGTCGCCGGGAAGGAACTGCTCGAGGAGGCCGACCTCGTGGTCCACGCGGGCTCGCTGGTCAACAGCGAACTCCTAGACGAGTACTGCAGCCACGCCGACCTCGTGAACTCGGTGGGCAAGGATCTCGAGGAACTGATCCCGCTGATGCGGGACGCCTACGAGGAGGGCCGGAACGTCGTCCGCCTGCACAGCGGCGATCCGGCGATCTACGGGGCCGCCTTGGAGCAGATGGACGCGCTGGAACACGAGGGCGTCCCCACGTACTTCGTCCCCGGCGTCACCTCGGCGTTCGCCGCCAGCGCAACGTTGCGGACGCAACTGACGCTCAACGAGGTCTCGAACCACGTCGCCTTCACGCGGCCGCAGGGGAAGACCTTAGAGCCCGAGGAAGACCACATCTCCGAGTTCGTCGAGATGGGCGACGTGACGACCTGCATCTACCTCGGGACCCACGCCGTCCGGGACACGATGGACCGGCTACTCGAGGACGGCGCGGACCCGGAGACGCCGGTCGCCGTGATCTACCACGCCTCCTGGCCGGACGAGGACGTGCTCGTCGGCTCGATCGCCGACATCGCGGAGAAGGTCGAGGAGGCCGGCTACCGCGCCTCCGCGCTGGTCGTCATCGGCGACGCCGTGACGGGCGCGGGCTACGAGCGCTCGTACCTCTACGGCGACTGGGCGAATCGCGGGTCGAGTTCGGGTTCGGGCGCGGACTCGAGCGAGTCCGAGTCCGGATCCGGATCCGGATCCGGGCCCGACGAGTCGACGGACGACAGCGAAGCGTCGTCGGACTGAGCGGCTGGCCGATCTCTTCTTGCGGCTCGTGCGTCGAAGCGGGAGTTCATAAGGGATGGCGCGGCCAGAGCGGGTATGATCGCCATCGCTGGCTCGAAAGGCGGCTGTGGCAAGTCCACGGTCACGCTGGGCCTCTCGACCGCGTTCGCCAGGGGAGAGCCTCTGACCCCGGCGATCGCGATCGACGCCGACCGGCAGCTACCGAACCTGCACGTCATGACCGATCGGGACCGGGAGCCGACGCTCGCCGCCCTCGAGCGGGGAGTGACGCTGAAAGAGATCGCACAGGAGCATCCGTGCGAATCGACGGTCGGGATCGTTTCCGCACCGAAACCGTCGGATGCCTTCGAGTTCGACTCCCTCGCCGATCACGCCGATCTCGAGGGGACGCAGGTGTTGCTCGACTGCCCCGCCGGCGCCGGCCCGGACCTCGTCGAGCCGCTCCGGAGCGCCGACGGCGTGATCGTCGTCGCCGGCGATTCCGAACGAAGCCTCGAGGCCGCGGAGACGACGATCGACGTGGCGCGGCGACTCGGCGTGCCGGTCTACGGCGCCGTCCTGAACCGGCGATCAGCGGTGCCGGACCGCGCGGCCGAGTGGCGCGGCGTGCCGATACTGGGTTGCGTTCCCGACCGCCCGTCGCCGCTGGCGAACGACGAGGTCGCGGCGGCGTTCGACGACATCGTCGAGCGGCTGCGCGCACAGTCCCCGCGCGAGCGGGCGCCGCCGACGACCGGCGGCGATCGGATTCCCGTCGGCGCAGACGCCCTCGACCGGCACCTCGAGGGCGGTCTCCCCGCGGGCTCGGTCGTCGCGCTCGTCGCCGATCCCGCGAGTCAGGCCGAGCGGCTGCTCTACCGGGCGACCGAACTCCGCGGCACGCTGTACCTCTCGACGGCGCAGTCGCGGGAAACGGTGCGGCGCGCGATCGAGACGACCGCGGCCGACGCCGGCGAACCGACGATTCGACGCGTCGCGGGCGACGACGCCCTCGAGGAGGCGACCGCGCTGGTCGAGAACCTCCCGGACGCGGCCACGCTGATCGTGGATCCGGTCAACGAACTCGAGCGACGGGAACGATCGGCGTACGTCTCGTTTCTCGATACGCTGTCCGAGCGGCTGGCCGAAACGGGCGGCCTCGCGATCCTCCACTGTCTGGACCTCGACGACCCCGCCAATCGGGCGGCGACGCTGCGGGCCGCCGACGCCGTGTTCGAACTCGAGACGGTCGGCTCCGGCCTCGAGAGCGACGTCGGCCACGCCGTCTCGGTGACCAAGTATCGCCCGGACGCCGACGCGATCGGTACGGTTCCGATCGATTTCGGCGCCGTGAACGCGGGCGCGGGGCCGATCGAGTCCCCGTCGAATGCCGACTGAGGTGAGACGAGGTGAGCCAATGATCGATCTGCCGTACGAGTCGCTGCTCGGCATCGCGTACGGGTTGCTGTTCGGCTTCGGTCCGGCGCTGCTCGCCGGGTTCACAGCGATCGCCGTCGGAATCGGAACCGATCGTTCCCTCCCCCTCGCTGCCGGGCTCGCCACGGTTCCGATCGCGGTCGGAACGGGCGTCGTCGTCAGACTCTTCGACCCGAGCGCCGGCCTCGAGCACGGCCCTCGTGTCGCGATGGCGGCGACCATCGCAGGTGCCCTCGGCATCGTCGTGGTCGCCCAGGGGGATCGGATCGCGACCGAACTCCCGCGA
The DNA window shown above is from Halopiger xanaduensis SH-6 and carries:
- a CDS encoding cobalt-factor II C(20)-methyltransferase encodes the protein MTLYGVGLGPGEADLVTVRGKTVLETADVVYSPGRLSRSVALEHVDEDKIGDLDFPMTKDEDKLRRAWKAAAAEVAPEAKDGDVAFVTLGDPNVYSTFGHLRRTIDAFHPDVDLEIVPGVSAVTAFATAMGIEIEAGAGLALREAASGASPTGPDRMILFKVTDAPATHEGLVDAGYDVTYGRRLFMEQGETIVTDDPAEIDERDYYTLAYAEKGDLEVEPATAAFGTDDESGSDDATTDSEPIADGGRELTTEELAALERAEGYENGDYGLELEDRRERRRRGGDR
- the cbiT gene encoding precorrin-6Y C5,15-methyltransferase (decarboxylating) subunit CbiT: MPPIALPYDAKAGPTKSEVRAVVRSKLALEPDDHFAEVGSCTGAVTIEAAQRAGRVTALERKAERLETTEKNLAANEESIRADVELRNAEAPEGLPADADALFLGGSRNFEAVLDHAVETGVDRIVMNVSRLEVAGKATEAFRERDILEEVVQFQVSHGYELAGATSFNSDNPVYMLVGSATPDSDSDGEVSR
- a CDS encoding cobalt-precorrin-4/precorrin-4 C(11)-methyltransferase produces the protein MSDDASDPGTDPTSNSDANDPQTAIDSQSDRRREQLDDRVFEHSAGDEQEGIPFVGAGPGNPRLLTVAGKELLEEADLVVHAGSLVNSELLDEYCSHADLVNSVGKDLEELIPLMRDAYEEGRNVVRLHSGDPAIYGAALEQMDALEHEGVPTYFVPGVTSAFAASATLRTQLTLNEVSNHVAFTRPQGKTLEPEEDHISEFVEMGDVTTCIYLGTHAVRDTMDRLLEDGADPETPVAVIYHASWPDEDVLVGSIADIAEKVEEAGYRASALVVIGDAVTGAGYERSYLYGDWANRGSSSGSGADSSESESGSGSGSGPDESTDDSEASSD
- a CDS encoding DUF7125 family protein yields the protein MIAIAGSKGGCGKSTVTLGLSTAFARGEPLTPAIAIDADRQLPNLHVMTDRDREPTLAALERGVTLKEIAQEHPCESTVGIVSAPKPSDAFEFDSLADHADLEGTQVLLDCPAGAGPDLVEPLRSADGVIVVAGDSERSLEAAETTIDVARRLGVPVYGAVLNRRSAVPDRAAEWRGVPILGCVPDRPSPLANDEVAAAFDDIVERLRAQSPRERAPPTTGGDRIPVGADALDRHLEGGLPAGSVVALVADPASQAERLLYRATELRGTLYLSTAQSRETVRRAIETTAADAGEPTIRRVAGDDALEEATALVENLPDAATLIVDPVNELERRERSAYVSFLDTLSERLAETGGLAILHCLDLDDPANRAATLRAADAVFELETVGSGLESDVGHAVSVTKYRPDADAIGTVPIDFGAVNAGAGPIESPSNAD